The following is a genomic window from Streptomyces chrestomyceticus JCM 4735.
CTACCGCGACGAGGACAACCTGCCGCGCGCCTCGATCGCCGTCCAGGACGTCTTCCGCGGCATCGGTGAGGCCGCCCGTTCCGTCCTGGGCCTCCGGCTCGCACTGGACGGCCCCCAGGACGAATCCGACGACACCCCCGCCACGACCCGCTCCCGTGAGGAGTTCGACGCCGAGGACGTCGCGCTGGCCGGCGGCACGGAGGAGCCCGAGGAGGACGATCGCAAGGGCCTCCAGCGTCCCACCACCCGGGCCGCGTTCCAGATCGCGGTGGGCTCCACGCTCGCCATCATCGGCGGCGAGTTCCTGTCCGCCCAGCGCTGGTACTGGGCCGTGCTGACCTGCTGGGTCGTCTTCCTCAACACCGCCTCGACGGGCGAGATCATCATCAAGGGCTACCGGCGGCTGCTCGGTACGGTCCTCGGCGTGGTCGCCGGGGTCGGGCTCGCGGGCCTGGTCGGCAACCACACCTGGACGGCGTTCGCGCTCATCCTCCTCTTCGTCTTCGCCATGTTCTTCACGGCGCCCCTCTCGTACGCCCTGATGTCCTTCTTCGTCACGGCGATGCTCGGCCTGCTCTACACCCTCCTGAACACCTACAGCCTCGACGTCCTCATTCTGCGCATCGAGGAGACCGCCCTCGGTGCCGCCTGCGGCATCATCGCCGCCGCCGTGGTCCTCCCGGTCCACACCGACCGGCGCACCGACGACCTCCTGGGCACCGTCCTGACCAAGCTCGACGAGGTCGTCTCCGCCTCCGTCGACCAGCTCAGCGGCGGCCCCGCCACCGACCTGCTGGGCCTCTCCCGCGACCTGGACACCGCCCTGGACGAACTGCGCGCCTCCACCCGTCCGCTGACCCACCCGATCAGCCCGCTCCGCGTACGCCGCCAGACCGTCCGCTACCTCGTCGCCCTCCTGGAGACCAGCGCGTACCACGCCCGTTCCCTGGCGGCCACTGCCGAACTCCTGCCCTACAGCAAGACCATCGCCGCCGACCCCCGCCTGGAACGCGTCGGCCGGCGCATAGCCCACAACATCGAGACCATCACCGCCCACGTACGCGGCGACAAGACCGACGCCGAAGTCAGCTCGGGCGCCACCATCGTCTCCCTCCTCGAATCCGACGGCTCCGGCGCCCCGAACCCCGGCACCGTGACCTACCGCGTCCTGCGCCACCTCCAACGCCTCGACGAGGGCGTCTCCGGCCTCGCCCGCCCCCTGGGCGTACCGGTGGCGGGACGCCCGGAGCCGAAGGGCAAGAGCAGCGAGCGCCGGGGCGCCGAGGCCGCGCGGATCTGAAGGTCTGAGGGTGGTTGGCCGGGTACGTGGTGCCCGGCCGGCCGCCCTACACCCCCCGAAACCGCCCCGCCTCCACCTCCACCACCAGCCCCTCCCCCACCAACCGCTCCAGATGCTGCACCGCCGTCCGCCGCTCCACCGGCGCCACATGCGGTCCCGTGACGTGCGGGCGGTAGACCAGCCGGTGTTCGGCGATCTCTTCGACGGTGCGTGGCTCGTGGAGGTACGTGAGGAGTGCCGCCTCCCGCTGCTTCGCCACGGTGGCGAAGGCGTCCAGTCGGCGGTGGAATTCCGTGGCGCCGTCGATCACGCCTTTCTGGTGGGACGTGCCGTACCAGCGCGCGTCGATCTCCCGGCACCGGCGTATCGACGCTTCGAATGCCGTGAGGCTGCTGCCGAGGTCGCCGTAGTACGGGCCGAACGACGTCAGGTCGATGTCCGCCACGAACAGGAAGCCGTCCGGCTCGATCAGGAAGCCGCAGTGGCCTGCGGTGTGGCCGGGGAGGTGTACGGCGGTCACCGTGCGTCCGCCGAGGTCGAACTCGGTGCCGCCGTCGAAGCCTTGGGCGTCCGGGCGCCCGTACACGTGGAACTGGTCCCGTAGCTGCTGGTCGACGTCGTCGGCCGCGTCGGGCGGCAGGCCCAGGCCGGCGATCAGCGCCGCGCGGGAGCGCAGCGCGGCGAGGTCGTCTTCGTGGACATGGACCGGCACGTCGCCGTAGCTGCCGAGGCCGGCGATGTGGTCCTCGTGCGCGTGGCTGACCAGGGCCAGGTCGGCGGGTGGTGCGTCCGTGACGAGGGACAGCGACGGGTCGATGACCAGGGTCGCGGACTTGCCCCGTACGAGCAGCGAGTTGGCGTACGGGTAGGCGCCGCGGCCGGGGCCCACCAGCACACCGACCCCGCCGTATTCCGCCGCTGTGTATCCCGTGGTGCTCGTCCCCACGGCTACCGCGTCCCCATACGGTCCGACAGCCGGTCGAGTGCCCAGGCGGCCCGCAGTGCCGGGGCGTTGGCGACCGGTGAGGGCGCGAAGCGGGGCCGCTCCCGCCACACGGCGCCGAGGTCGCCGTGGAGGCCGCCGCCGGCGAGCCGGTCGGCGAGCAGGGTGCCGAGGTAGGGGGCCTGGGCGAGGCCGTGGCCGTTGCAGCCGACGGCGTAGAAGACGTTCTTCGTGGCCTCCCCGGCGACCGGCAGCCACGAGGGTGTCATGGCGATCCACCCGCCCCAGGCCCGGCGGATCGCCACATCGCGCAGGGACGGGAACCGGTCGTGGAAGCCGCGGCCCAGGTCCGCCACGACCCCCGCGTCCGGCTCGCGGGCCCCCAACGCCCCACGCGACGTCTGGATCCGGCGGACGGCGAAGGCGATCGTGTTGCGCGGCGTGAGGCGGTAGCTCTGCATGAGGTTGTGCTGGGTGGCGATGCCGGCGCGGCTCGTCCAGCCGGTCGCCTCCAGCCGTACGGGGTCGATCGGTTCCGTCTCGGCCATGCTGACCCAGATCGGTGTGGCCAGCCGCCGCGGTGCGATCGCGAGGTCGCGGGAGTGGGCGTTGGTGGCGAGGAGGACCCGCTCGGCGCGGACCCGGCCGCGCGGCACACCGACGACGACCCCCGCGTCGCCGGGTTCCACCGCCCGTACGGGAGTGTGCTCGAACACGCGCGCTCCGGATGCGAGCAGTGCCCTGCGGAGACCGAGCGCGAACTTCCCGGGGTTCAGCATGCCGCCGACACGCTCGTTGATGCCGCCGAGGAACCCTTCCGGCAGGCCGAGGGCGCGGCCGTCGGCGAACTCGGCGTCCGCCCCCGCCTTCTGCAGGATCCGCGCGTTGCGCCGCGCTTTGCGGAGCTGCCCCCGGGTGACGGCGGCCGCGACATTGCCCGTCGGCTCGTAGTCACAGTCGATGCCGAGCTCCCGCATCATCTTCTCGGTGAAGTGGACGGCCTCCTCGGCGAACCGGACGATCCCGGGGAAGCGGCGCGGCTGCGTCGCGCTCAGGATCTGGGGGTCGCCCGCCGGGGCGCCGGTCAGTTGGCCGGCGTTGCGCGATGCCGCCCCGCAGCCGCAGACTCCGGCTTCGAGCAGGACGACGTCCGCCCCGCGTTCGGCCAGCCGCAGCGCGGCCGCCATGCCGCCGAGTCCGCCGCCGACGACCGTGACGTCGCAGGTGAGTTCGCCTTCGAGCGCCGGCACGACGTCGGTGGGGGGATCGATCCAGCCGGTGAACGACGCGTAGGTGATGCCTGTGGTGATCATTTATTCCTTCTCGGTGGCGGTGGCGGCAGTGACGGTGCCGGCCTCGTTCACGACCTCGGCCTGGGCGGAGAAGCCGAGCGCGCCCAGACCGGCTGCCGCGGCGCCGTCCAGGTTCTCGGCGGCGGCCGCCAGCAGACGGGCCCGCTGCCCTGATCCCCGCATGACGGCCAGGGCCGCGCCCGCCCCTTCGGCGTACGTGTCGATGGTTGCGTGGTCCGTCGCGTGCTCGCCGCTCGCGATCGCCGCGGCGACCTCCTCGGCGGCCTTCTCCAGGCCCGCGAAGGCCACGGGGGTCAGCGCGTGCAGCGCCTCGACGGACACCCCTTGGCTCAGCACGTAGGTGGCCGCCTCGACATACGCACTCAGCGCGGAGACGTAGAAAGCGCCGACCAGCCCGACGTTCGGCAGGCTTGCAGCCGTCACCTGCTCGGAGACGTACGCCGAGGCCCCGGGCAGGCACTTGAGCGTCCGCTCGTGCTCCGCCCAGACGGCGGGCGAACCCGCGTAGAGGATGGCCGCGCGGGACGAGCCGATGTCCTGGGGGTGGCAGACGACAGCTCCGTCGAGGTACCCGGCACCACGCGCCGCAGCCCAGCGCTCCGCCCCCTCGGCCTCCTCCGGAGAAGTGCTCGCGAGATTGACCAGCGCGGTCCCGTGCCAAGGGGCGACGGGGGCGAGTGCCGTCAGCAGGGCCTCGGTTGTCGAGGTGCAGGCGATGGCCAGACGCGACGAGTGCACCGCGTCGCCGACGGACCGGACGGGCGTGACGCGGTCGCCTGCCAGGGCTTCCGCCCGGCCGGGCGTGCGGTTCCAGGCCGCCACCGCGTAACCGTTCTTCGCGAACGTCCGCGCCAGAGCGGCTCCCATCAGGCCGCAGCCGATGACGGCGATGTCGTGGTGTCCTGCGGCGCTGCCGGGTCTTGTCACGCCGGGCTCCTCCGTCGGGGCTCTGACCGAGATTTCGATCTCGAATCGTATTCGACTTTAGGCAGCGAGGGGGGTGCCGTCAATCTCCGGTCCGGTGACCCGCGATCGCAACACCGGCTGCCGGGCGGACTCTTGACGACGAGACGGAGCCGACACTTAAATTCGAACTCGATTCGACATCGAACCGTGGGCTCGCGACGACAATCGAACAACGGCAGCAGAACGGAGAGGGACATGACCCACGATCAGGACGTGTTACTCGCATCCAAGAGCAGGACCGCCACCCCCGGCGGCGCCGCATGACGGCAGCACAGCGCGTCGTTTTCATCGGCGCCGCCGGTGAGATGTGCCGGATCGCCGTCGAGCGCTTCGCCAGGACGGACGGCGAACGGCATCTCATGCTCTGCGACATCCGGCCGGAGCTGGTCGAGCCACTGGCCAGGAAGCTGCCTCCCGGTCGGGCCACGGCCCGCGAGCTGGACCTGCACGACTGCTCGGCCTTACGCGGGACGATCGACGGCGCCGCCCTCGTCGTCCTGGGCGCGGGGCCCTACCTGCGCACCTCCGAGCCGGTGATCACGGCCTGCCTCGAAGCCGGGGTGCCGTACCTCGACTTCGACGACGACGTGGAGAGCACCCAGCACGCGCTGACCCTCGACGCCAAGGCCCGGGAGGCGGGCGTACCCGTCCACGTCGGCTGCGGCGCCTCGCCAGGCATGAGCAACATCCTGGCGGTCGACGCCGCGAGCGAACTCGACACCGTCGAGACCATCGATCTGGGCTGGGTGGTCGGCGACGAACGGCCCGACGTGGGCCGGGCGGTGCTCGAACACCTGCTGCACATCACCGCCGGCGACTGCCTGACGTGGGAGCACGGCGGCCCGGTCGTGCACGATTCGTACGTCGAGACCGGCGTCCTGCCCATGGGCGGCGGCCTCGGCGAAGTGCTCCTGTACGAGACCGCGCACCCGGAGCCCGTCACCCTGCCCCGGCGCTACCCGCAGGCGCGACGCATCCGCTGTCTCGGCGGGCTCGCCCCGATGCCGTTCAACGGCCTCGCACGCGGACTCGGACTGGCGGTCCAGAACGGCAGGATGACCGTCGCCGAAGCAGTCGACTTCATACAGGACGTCCTGCACCACCGCCTCGGCAGCACCACCGGGCTGCGCCACGCCCTGAGCGGCATGATCGGCCAGGTCCACCGCGGCGAGTCGGAAGCGCGCACGACAGTGGCGTTCCTGGTGTCGTCGGTCTTCCGGCGTCGGTACCCCTGGCGCGGCGGCCTACTGGCCCGCGCCACCGGCATACGGGACGGCAGGCCGGCGACGGCCGTCCGGCGCACACCGCGCAGCGGACCGGCGACATACGCGATGAACAGCATGGGCGGCCTGACGGGAACGGCCTGCGCCGCCTTCATCCTGCTGGCGCTCGACGGGAGCGGTGCGCCCGACGGGAGCGGTGCGCCCGACGGGAGCGCCGCGCGCGCCGGGGTGTTCGCTCCCGAGGATTGGGCCGCTCCGGAGGCGTTCTACACGGCCTTGGAGCGCGTCGGCACGCCGCGTTCCGAAATCGTCGAGTCCCTGCGCTGACGGGCGCCCCGCCGCACCGGCCGACGGTCCGTGTACGCCTGCGCGTCAGGCACCGTCCGGGGCGTAGGTGGTGAGGTAGGCGGTGATGAGTCGTCGCGCCTCGGCGATCGTGGCGTCGTCACCGGCGGCCGAGTCCCGGAACGCGATGTCGAAGAGCCGGTTGCCGACCTCGAAGGCGAGTTGGAGGGCGAGCCGGGGTGTGTCGGGGCGCAGGAGCCCGCGCTCGACGAGGAGGCGCCAGAGCCGCTCGGCCTGCGCCGCGTCGAATGCGCGGACGAGTTCGACAACGGGCGCACTGCGACCCGAGAACCACAGTTCGATGCTGCTGGGATGCCTACGGAAGTAACCGAGCAGGGGGTCGATGACGGCATCGGCGGCCTCGTGCAGCGTACGCGGGCCGGGGCCGCCCAGCGCGTAGCCGATGCAGGCGTCGAGGCCCTGGGCATGACGCCGCATCAGTTCGGCCTCGACCTGGTACCGGTCGGAGAAGTAGTGGTACACGGAGGCGATCGGGATGCCCGCCCGCTCGCCGATCGCCTTGAGCGTGGCGGCCTCGTACCCCTTCTCGCCGAGCAGGGCCTCGGCGGCCTCCAGGATGGCCCGCCTGCGCTCCACCCCGCGGCGCTGTACCGCCGGGCGTGCCGCCGGCGTCTGACTTGCCGGATTTTTCTCGAACACGATTCGAGATCGTATCAGCCGCGCTTCCGGCGCGCCCCGCCGACGAGTTGACAACGGAAGCCCGCCTCTCGAAACTCGAACTCGATTCGAGTTCGATATACTCACCACAGGGGGACGGTGAGGACACTGAACGGAGCAGGCCATGACCAACAGCAGCTCTTACGACGTAGTGGTGATCGGTGCGGGCTTCGCCGGAGTCACCGCGGCTCGGGACCTCAGCGCCGGCGGACATTCCGTGCTCCTCCTCGAAGCGCGTGACAGGGTCGGCGGCCGGACCCACACGGCCGAAGCCTTCGGCCGCCGGGTGGAGTTCGGCGGCACCTATGTGCACTGGACCCAGCCGAACGTGTGGCACGAACTCCGGCGCCACAACATCCCGCTGGCGCCGCCGCTCGGCATCGACACGGTGTACTGGCTGGCCGACGGCACGGTGCACTCCGGCAGTCAGCACGACTACCAGAACGCCGTCGCCCCCCTCGCCGCCCGGTTCTTCGCCGACGCCCGGGCCTGCTTCCCCATGCCGTACGACGTCACCGCGGTCGACACCAGCGCGATCGAGAAGGAGACCATCGCGTCCAGGCTCGACGCGCTGAACCTCTCCGTGTACGACCGGGACGTACTTGAGGGCGCGCTGGCCACCCTGGTCCACTCCCCCGGCGAACAGGGCGTCGCGCAACTGCTCCTCTGGGCGGCCACGACCTTCGGAGACTGGGGCGCGTTCCTGGAAACGGCCGGTTTCTGGCCGATCGAGGGCGGGACCAGGCGGCTCCTCGACGCCGTCCTCGGCGAATCGCGGGCGGAGCTACGACTGTCCACCCCCGTCACCGCCATCGAGGACGACGGCACCGGCGTCCTCGTGACCACGGACGCCGGCGAGCAGATCCGGGCCCGCTCCGCCGTCGTCGCGCTGCCACTCAACACCCTGGGCGACGTACGCATCACCCCCGACGTCCCCCGGCCTGCCCGCGCCATGATCGAGCAGAAGCAGCCGGTGCGCTCCACCAAGATCTGGGCGCGGGTGCGGGGCGAGATCGAGCCGTTCTGCGCCTTCGCGCCGGTCGGCAAGAACCCCGTCAACACCGCGAAGGTGGAATACCGGCACGACGGCGACACACTCGTCGTGTGCTTCGCCTCCGGCCCCTCGGCCGTCGACGCCGAGGACCGCGAGGGCGTGCAGGCCGCGCTGCGGACCTTCGTCCCGGGCATAGAGGTACGCGAAACGGCCGGTCACGACTGGGTCGGCGACCCGTTCTCGCAGGGAGCGTGGGCACATCACCGGCCCGGAAACCTGAGCGGCGCCGTTCCGCTGCTGCGCGAGCCGCACGGACGCGTGCACTTCGCCGGAGGTGACATCGCGTCGGTGGGCGTCGGGGGCATCGAGGGCGCCATGGAGACCGGCGCGGCCGCCGCCCGGGACGTCACGGCGACGCTGGCCGGCGGCCCGGGGGCTGCGAAACGCCCGTGAAAGGTCGTGTGCTGAGGGGCGCCGACCCTGGTGGACGAGTGGCGGGCTGTCGGGGTGATAGCGAGCCGACCGTCCTGCCACGGCCCAGCCCGTACAGCGCAGCCACCTTCGCCGTAGAGCCTCCGCGACTCCCGGGCGCCTGCCCGGCAAACGGCACCGCGGCATTTACACTTCTGCTGCTCCGGGAGGGCGGACACTCACACATATGGAGGAGCCTGTTGGCGCATTCCTGGCTCTCCGAACGCCGTCGGTCGACGTTGAGTTTCGCCGTTGCGGGCTGCGCGGCAGCCGTTCTGATTTTCGCGGTCGACGACCGCATCACGCAGATCTCTGCGGCAGACGTCGGCGTGTTCGCGCTGTTCGCCTATCTCTCCAGTTATCTCGTCGTCACGTTGATCGCCTTTTCGACGGCCGGGCCGGAGCGGATTCGCGTCTGGGCGCGGCGCACGGCCCGCGGCACGGTCTTCCAGCGGTACGTGCTCGGGACCGCGCCCGGGCCCGGGGTCTCCATCTCCATCGCGGCCGCCGCCCTCGTGGTGTCGGTGGTGTGGCGCCCCGGATACGTCGCGTCGTCGCTCCCGCTGGCTCCCCGTGTCGCGGTGGCGCTCGTCCTCGTCGCCGACGCCTGGGTCTGTGTGATGGCGTCCTTCGCGGTCGCCTTTCACGCCGACGACCTGCTGGAGAACCAGCGCGGACTGGAATTCCCCGGCGCGGAAACCGTGGTCTGGGCCGACTACCTCTATTTCGCCCTGTCGGTCATGACGACATTCGGCACGACCGACGTGAACGTCACCTCACGGGAAATGCGGCGGACGGTCGCGGCCAATGCCGTCGTCGCCTTCGTCTTCAACACCGTTATCGTGGCCAGCCTGGTCGCCGCCCTGGACAAGGGCTGAGCGGACCGCGGCCTATCCGAGGAAACTCAGCCGGACCATACGGTTCGGATTATCGACATTCGTGTCCACCAGACAGACGGACTGCCAGGTGCCCAGCGCCAGCTCGCCACTGACGACGGGAAGCGTGGCGTGCGGCGGCACCAGGGCTGGCAGCACGTGGTCACGGCCGTGGCCACGGCTTCCGTGCTGGTGGCGCCAGCGGTCGTCCGCCGGGAGCAGATCCTGCAGCGCGGCCAGCAGGTCGTCGTCGCTGCCGGCGCCGGTCTCGATCAGGGCCACGCCCATGGTCGCGTGCGGTACAAAAACATTGAGCAGACCGTCCCGGCCGTCGGCGACCTCTCGCAGGAAAGACGCGCACTCCCGGGTCAGGTCGTGGACCACCTCTTGCGAACCGGTCCTGACATCGATCTCGCGCGTCGTGAAACTTGCAGCCATGCACCGATCCTCTCAGATCGGACAGCCGTATCCCGGCACCCAGGCCCCGGCTCCCGCGCCGCGCGCAACGCCCGCGCAACAATGGTCCAGCAGGCGAGACGGTGTTTGACCCTTCTTCAGGCGCGCCGCTACGTTCGGCGACATGTCTACGTCAGCCCGGCTCACCACGCGCGGTCACATCGACCTGCTGCGGGTGGCGTCCTCCGCGTGTCGCCGCGGTTGTTGATGTCGCTGCGGCGCTGATGTTCT
Proteins encoded in this region:
- a CDS encoding saccharopine dehydrogenase family protein; its protein translation is MTAAQRVVFIGAAGEMCRIAVERFARTDGERHLMLCDIRPELVEPLARKLPPGRATARELDLHDCSALRGTIDGAALVVLGAGPYLRTSEPVITACLEAGVPYLDFDDDVESTQHALTLDAKAREAGVPVHVGCGASPGMSNILAVDAASELDTVETIDLGWVVGDERPDVGRAVLEHLLHITAGDCLTWEHGGPVVHDSYVETGVLPMGGGLGEVLLYETAHPEPVTLPRRYPQARRIRCLGGLAPMPFNGLARGLGLAVQNGRMTVAEAVDFIQDVLHHRLGSTTGLRHALSGMIGQVHRGESEARTTVAFLVSSVFRRRYPWRGGLLARATGIRDGRPATAVRRTPRSGPATYAMNSMGGLTGTACAAFILLALDGSGAPDGSGAPDGSAARAGVFAPEDWAAPEAFYTALERVGTPRSEIVESLR
- a CDS encoding putative leader peptide — protein: MSTSARLTTRGHIDLLRVASSACRRGC
- a CDS encoding flavin monoamine oxidase family protein, whose translation is MTNSSSYDVVVIGAGFAGVTAARDLSAGGHSVLLLEARDRVGGRTHTAEAFGRRVEFGGTYVHWTQPNVWHELRRHNIPLAPPLGIDTVYWLADGTVHSGSQHDYQNAVAPLAARFFADARACFPMPYDVTAVDTSAIEKETIASRLDALNLSVYDRDVLEGALATLVHSPGEQGVAQLLLWAATTFGDWGAFLETAGFWPIEGGTRRLLDAVLGESRAELRLSTPVTAIEDDGTGVLVTTDAGEQIRARSAVVALPLNTLGDVRITPDVPRPARAMIEQKQPVRSTKIWARVRGEIEPFCAFAPVGKNPVNTAKVEYRHDGDTLVVCFASGPSAVDAEDREGVQAALRTFVPGIEVRETAGHDWVGDPFSQGAWAHHRPGNLSGAVPLLREPHGRVHFAGGDIASVGVGGIEGAMETGAAAARDVTATLAGGPGAAKRP
- a CDS encoding YjbQ family protein, giving the protein MAASFTTREIDVRTGSQEVVHDLTRECASFLREVADGRDGLLNVFVPHATMGVALIETGAGSDDDLLAALQDLLPADDRWRHQHGSRGHGRDHVLPALVPPHATLPVVSGELALGTWQSVCLVDTNVDNPNRMVRLSFLG
- a CDS encoding TetR/AcrR family transcriptional regulator; the encoded protein is MERRRAILEAAEALLGEKGYEAATLKAIGERAGIPIASVYHYFSDRYQVEAELMRRHAQGLDACIGYALGGPGPRTLHEAADAVIDPLLGYFRRHPSSIELWFSGRSAPVVELVRAFDAAQAERLWRLLVERGLLRPDTPRLALQLAFEVGNRLFDIAFRDSAAGDDATIAEARRLITAYLTTYAPDGA
- a CDS encoding MBL fold metallo-hydrolase, translating into MGTSTTGYTAAEYGGVGVLVGPGRGAYPYANSLLVRGKSATLVIDPSLSLVTDAPPADLALVSHAHEDHIAGLGSYGDVPVHVHEDDLAALRSRAALIAGLGLPPDAADDVDQQLRDQFHVYGRPDAQGFDGGTEFDLGGRTVTAVHLPGHTAGHCGFLIEPDGFLFVADIDLTSFGPYYGDLGSSLTAFEASIRRCREIDARWYGTSHQKGVIDGATEFHRRLDAFATVAKQREAALLTYLHEPRTVEEIAEHRLVYRPHVTGPHVAPVERRTAVQHLERLVGEGLVVEVEAGRFRGV
- a CDS encoding FUSC family protein: MLKRRQFTAETGEYGSVGAVIRRSLTGVWDRFAASDPGLLRLMAGLRTVAAIALTLVVLAVLGTDVTHLVAGAMTAMVATFAIKEKQVRGQAVTLALGLPTALAAVSLGALLHSQVIAGDAFFVALIFGAVYCRRFGDRGTALGLIGFQTYFVSLFVGVTASALPHLALTLVIAFACSAVVRFTVVPETPQRILRWLRGAFRARVAQLVATHIELLDARPDQLDKVLDDLRRHTARLHESALMIQGRLEDGTRDQATASLLQRRIADAEIATERLGVLLLNARTAERADTLTLHLPQAPLPTAAKNEMPAEDAATVTLRRDLNALHMLVSRGASDQPGTAVAHVRNRLLGYRDEDNLPRASIAVQDVFRGIGEAARSVLGLRLALDGPQDESDDTPATTRSREEFDAEDVALAGGTEEPEEDDRKGLQRPTTRAAFQIAVGSTLAIIGGEFLSAQRWYWAVLTCWVVFLNTASTGEIIIKGYRRLLGTVLGVVAGVGLAGLVGNHTWTAFALILLFVFAMFFTAPLSYALMSFFVTAMLGLLYTLLNTYSLDVLILRIEETALGAACGIIAAAVVLPVHTDRRTDDLLGTVLTKLDEVVSASVDQLSGGPATDLLGLSRDLDTALDELRASTRPLTHPISPLRVRRQTVRYLVALLETSAYHARSLAATAELLPYSKTIAADPRLERVGRRIAHNIETITAHVRGDKTDAEVSSGATIVSLLESDGSGAPNPGTVTYRVLRHLQRLDEGVSGLARPLGVPVAGRPEPKGKSSERRGAEAARI
- a CDS encoding NAD(P)-binding domain-containing protein, which encodes MTRPGSAAGHHDIAVIGCGLMGAALARTFAKNGYAVAAWNRTPGRAEALAGDRVTPVRSVGDAVHSSRLAIACTSTTEALLTALAPVAPWHGTALVNLASTSPEEAEGAERWAAARGAGYLDGAVVCHPQDIGSSRAAILYAGSPAVWAEHERTLKCLPGASAYVSEQVTAASLPNVGLVGAFYVSALSAYVEAATYVLSQGVSVEALHALTPVAFAGLEKAAEEVAAAIASGEHATDHATIDTYAEGAGAALAVMRGSGQRARLLAAAAENLDGAAAAGLGALGFSAQAEVVNEAGTVTAATATEKE
- a CDS encoding DUF1345 domain-containing protein, producing MAHSWLSERRRSTLSFAVAGCAAAVLIFAVDDRITQISAADVGVFALFAYLSSYLVVTLIAFSTAGPERIRVWARRTARGTVFQRYVLGTAPGPGVSISIAAAALVVSVVWRPGYVASSLPLAPRVAVALVLVADAWVCVMASFAVAFHADDLLENQRGLEFPGAETVVWADYLYFALSVMTTFGTTDVNVTSREMRRTVAANAVVAFVFNTVIVASLVAALDKG
- a CDS encoding NAD(P)/FAD-dependent oxidoreductase, with translation MITTGITYASFTGWIDPPTDVVPALEGELTCDVTVVGGGLGGMAAALRLAERGADVVLLEAGVCGCGAASRNAGQLTGAPAGDPQILSATQPRRFPGIVRFAEEAVHFTEKMMRELGIDCDYEPTGNVAAAVTRGQLRKARRNARILQKAGADAEFADGRALGLPEGFLGGINERVGGMLNPGKFALGLRRALLASGARVFEHTPVRAVEPGDAGVVVGVPRGRVRAERVLLATNAHSRDLAIAPRRLATPIWVSMAETEPIDPVRLEATGWTSRAGIATQHNLMQSYRLTPRNTIAFAVRRIQTSRGALGAREPDAGVVADLGRGFHDRFPSLRDVAIRRAWGGWIAMTPSWLPVAGEATKNVFYAVGCNGHGLAQAPYLGTLLADRLAGGGLHGDLGAVWRERPRFAPSPVANAPALRAAWALDRLSDRMGTR